A part of Miscanthus floridulus cultivar M001 chromosome 6, ASM1932011v1, whole genome shotgun sequence genomic DNA contains:
- the LOC136459514 gene encoding E3 ubiquitin-protein ligase PUB23-like — protein sequence MASAPGEVPSHFLCPISLQLMREPVTLPTGISYDRAAISRWLAAPAPAGGRTCPVTRVPLQAQPQLTPNHTLRRLIHAWLVSLSPEAEVDEDVAALRGLVPGAEVAALLSDAAAAKVEALKRLRELVAECEDNRAVLESQDGVFDALSRVVSSADASSTAREEAVGVLASLRIPELELAAVVARHNNLGEALTAVLRSPNQKPRANAAMLVRSLSEAAWPAWVIGLSQDLLAEVVRVVRDRVSTQATKAALHALVALCPYGRTRVKIVGTGAVPAIVDLLLDDPERRVNEIALVALDRLCTCAEGRAELVVHAAGLAVVGKKVLRVSEAASERAVRVLRSVARHAATPAVLQEMAQSGVVAKLCAALRSEQCGVRTKERAHEVLKLHSRTWRSSSCLSPKFLELYPS from the coding sequence ATGGCGAGCGCGCCCGGCGAGGTGCCGTCCCACTTCCTCTGCCCCATCTCGCTGCAGCTCATGCGGGAACCCGTCACGCTGCCAACCGGCATCTCCTACGACCGCGCCGCTATCTCCCGCTGGctggccgcgcccgcgcccgccggcGGCCGCACCTGCCCGGTCACGCGCGTGCCGCTCCAGGCGCAGCCCCAGCTGACGCCCAACCACACCCTCCGCCGCCTCATCCACGCCTGGCTCGTGTCCCTCTCCCCCGAGGCGGAGGTCGACGAGGACGTAGCTGCGCTGCGGGGGCTCGTGCCCGGCGCCGAGGTGGCCGCGCTGCTGTCCGACGCGGCCGCGGCGAAGGTTGAGGCGCTCAAGAGGCTGCGGGAGCTGGTGGCCGAGTGCGAGGACAACCGGGCGGTTCTCGAGTCCCAGGACGGTGTGTTTGACGCCTTGTCTCGCGTCGTGAGCAGTGCCGATGCTTCCTCGACGGcgcgcgaggaggcggtcggggtcCTTGCGTCGCTCCGGATCCCGGAGCTGGAGCTGGCCGCCGTCGTGGCCAGGCACAACAATCTGGGGGAGGCACTCACGGCCGTCCTCCGCTCGCCGAACCAGAAGCCGCGCGCGAACGCCGCTATGCTCGTTAGGTCCCTCTCGGAAGCGGCCTGGCCGGCCTGGGTCATCGGGCTGAGCCAGGACCTTCTCGCCGAGGTTGTCCGCGTGGTCCGCGACCGTGTCTCGACGCAGGCGACCAAGGCAGCGCTGCACGCCCTCGTGGCGCTCTGCCCCTACGGCCGGACCCGCGTCAAGATCGTGGGCACTGGCGCGGTGCCGGCGATCGTGGACCTCCTGCTCGACGACCCCGAGAGGCGTGTCAACGAGATCGCGCTCGTGGCGCTGGACCGGCTGTGCACGTGCGCCGAGGGTCGCGCTGAGCTGGTCGTGCACGCGGCGGGGCTGGCCGTGGTGGGCAAGAAGGTGCTGCGGGTGTCGGAGGCCGCTAGCGAGCGGGCGGTGCGCGTGCTGCGCTCCGTGGCGCGCCACGCGGCGACGCCTGCCGTGCTGCAGGAGATGGCGCAGTCCGGCGTCGTGGCCAAGCTCTGCGCGGCGCTGCGGTCCGAGCAGTGCGGGGTGAGGACCAAGGAGAGGGCGCATGAGGTGCTCAAGCTGCATTCCAGGACCTGGAGGAGCTCGTCCTGCCTGTCTccaaaatttttggagctctaccCTTCGTGA